In Paludibaculum fermentans, the genomic stretch TTCCGCTTGAGGCCGATTTCCCGGAAGGCCCTATTTGGGGTTTGCCGGTTTGGCTGGTTCGGCGGCAGGCGCGTCCTTTGACTTGGCCAGCGACTCGTTGACGCGTTTCACAAAATCGCCGGAGTCGTTGTGTTCAAAGCCGCTGTAGTTGGACTGCACCTCCATCTCGCAGCCGGACCCTTGAGGGTTCAAGGAGACTGTGTTGGGGCGTTGGCGGAGGGTGCCCGTGACGGTGACGTGCGCTGAGTGCTTCACGCTGTAGGTGGCGATCATGCGGGTCTCATCCGAGACTTTGATTGTGTAGTTTTCCGCGTTCCCGAGGGTGGCCTTGACGGCTGTCCACACATCGCCGCAAGCCTGGGAGTATGTGGATTTGTGAGCCTTGCCGCGTACGGGGAGGGCGCATACGCAGAGAAGAAGAGCAACTGTGGCTAATCTCAGCATGGCATTTCGTCCTACTTCGACCGTTTTCTCCTGATTAGAGAGGAGACCAGGGGGGAGTATACGTCCGCGAACGTGTGGGAGCAATGGGTGGGCAGGAGATGTGGGCAGGAGATGACTTTGCTCCGGTTGGTTGGGGGAGTCCGGTGAACTATTCGTTGAACACGCGTGGGGGGCCGTGGCCCGCTCCATTGACGACGCGCCGGCAAAGGGTCGTCCGGATGGGGTCGTTGCAGCTCTTCAACGGGCTATCCGCTCACTCACGTTCGCGGCTCAATTTGCGGCTTCCGCCGCTTTGGCGGCCCGTGGGGCCACACAGGGACTCACTTAGCTGCGCGGCTCCAAACAGGGCACGACATCTTGCCGTGGCGCCGGGTGAGGACCGGGCTCAACGGACTTTCCGGTCTGGAATTGGAGTAAGATACGAGGTCGTCCAGGGAGGACGCTCCTCGTGAATCGAAGAGTTTTTGCCGGCGTGGTGTTTGCGGGTCTGGCAGCGCCGAGAGCGGCGCGGGCGAAAGCGGGCGATATCCCCATGCGCACGCTGGGGCGGACGGGGGAGAAGATCACCATCATCGGCCAGGGCGGCGCGCGCTTCGGCCTGATTCCGCTGGATGAAGGAAAGGCCGTGGTACGGCGCGCCTATGAACTCGGGATCAACTATTTCGACATGGCTCGCGCGTACACCAAGGGCTATGGCGAAGAGGTCTACGGGGCTGTGATTCCGGAGTTCCGGAAGGAGATTTTCCTCACCACCAAATCGCTGCAAAGGACAAGGCAGGGGGCGGAGGCGGACCTGGAAACCTCGCTGCGGACGATGAAGACCGATCACGTGGATCTGTGGCAGCTACACATGGTCTCGACGATGCGGGAGGTGGAGCAGATCTTCGCTCCGGGCGGCGCGATCGAGGCATTCGAGGCGGCAAAGAAGGCCGGCAAGTGCCGCTACATCGGATATACGAATTGCCGCGATCCCCAGGTGCATGTGGAGATGCTGAAGCACGCCGAGCGGTTCGACACCTGCCTGATGCCGCTGCATGTGGCGGACACCTGCTTTTCCGAGTCCCCGAAGATGAGCTTCGAGCAGACGGCCCTGCCGGCAGCGGTGGAGCGAGGGGTGGGCATTTTCGCCATCAAGGTGTTTGGCAATGCCTTCCTGCTGCGCACATTCAGCGCGGGGGATTGCCTGCGGTACACGCTGAGCCTGCCCATCACAGCAACGCCGCTGGGCGCGTGCACGCTGGGGCAGATCGAGGATGATGTGCGCATCGCACAGAAGTTCAAGCCGCTCACCGCGGAGGAGAAGCAGGCCCTGGTGGCGCGGGCAGCGAGCGGGAAGTTCGATGCGATTCGGGGTCCGGCGCTGGAGTACTGGAAGACGCGCTGAGAGGCTGGACTGGGCCGATTGGCGGCCTCACCCAGCGGGCTGTGATGGTGAGATACAGAGGCCAGGAGTCGACACACCCAGTCGACTTTCCGTTGCTCTGAATGCTAGACTTTGGCGATCATGATCCAGCTGGAGGCGCTCACCCGGCGCTTCGACGGGCAACGGGCGGTGGATTCGGTTTCACTGGAGGTGGCCGAGGGCGAGCTGCTGGTGCTGCTCGGCGGGTCGGGCTCCGGCAAAACCACGACGCTCAAGATGATCAACCGGCTCATCGAGCCGACCAGCGGCAGGGTGCTGCTATCCGGTGAGAACGTAGCGGGGATGAAGCCGTACGAGCTGCGGCGGCGCATCGGGTATGTCTTCCAGCGGATCGGGCTGTTTCCCCACATGACGGTGGCCGAGAATATTGCGATTACTCCGGTGCTTCTGGGATGGGATCGGGACCGGATCCGCTCGCGCGTGGATGAGCTGCTGGAACTGGTCGAACTGGGTCCTGCCATGTATCGAGATCGCCGGCCGGAGGCGCTCTCGGGCGGCCAGGCGCAGCGGGTGGCCGTGGCCCGGGCGCTGGCGGCGGAGCCTCGGGTCATGCTACTGGATGAACCCTTCGGCGCGTTGGACCCGCTGACGCGGGGCAGGCTGCAGCAATCGTTCCTGCGGATCAGGCAGACGCTTGGGCTCACGGCTATCTTTGTCACGCACGACGTGATGGAGGCGATCCTGCTGGGTGATCGTATCGCAGTCATGGATTCAGGGCGGGTCAAGCAGGTGGGCACGGCGCGGGAGCTACTGGACTCACCCGTGGACGAGTCCATTCGCGCATTGATCAATGCGCCCTGGAGCCAGGCCGAGATTGCATCGGACCGCGTGGGCCGCGGTCACGGGACCACGCCAGCTTGAACGAGCAACTCCAACTCCTGCCGGGGTACCTCTCGGCGCACCTGGGCCTGACGCTGGCGGCGATCCTGGTGGGTGTGCTGGTGAGTGTCCCGCTGGGTGTGCTGGTGGCGGGGTCGAAGCGGCTGGAGCCGTTTGTCCTGGGGACGGCGAGCGTGATCCAGACGGTACCGAGCCTGGCGCTGCTGGCCTTCATGGTGCCGGCGCTGGCGGCATTGGGCATGCAGAGCATCGGCTATCTGCCGGCGCTCATCGGGCTGTGTCTCTATAGTGTGCTGCC encodes the following:
- a CDS encoding aldo/keto reductase — protein: MNRRVFAGVVFAGLAAPRAARAKAGDIPMRTLGRTGEKITIIGQGGARFGLIPLDEGKAVVRRAYELGINYFDMARAYTKGYGEEVYGAVIPEFRKEIFLTTKSLQRTRQGAEADLETSLRTMKTDHVDLWQLHMVSTMREVEQIFAPGGAIEAFEAAKKAGKCRYIGYTNCRDPQVHVEMLKHAERFDTCLMPLHVADTCFSESPKMSFEQTALPAAVERGVGIFAIKVFGNAFLLRTFSAGDCLRYTLSLPITATPLGACTLGQIEDDVRIAQKFKPLTAEEKQALVARAASGKFDAIRGPALEYWKTR
- a CDS encoding ATP-binding cassette domain-containing protein, which translates into the protein MIQLEALTRRFDGQRAVDSVSLEVAEGELLVLLGGSGSGKTTTLKMINRLIEPTSGRVLLSGENVAGMKPYELRRRIGYVFQRIGLFPHMTVAENIAITPVLLGWDRDRIRSRVDELLELVELGPAMYRDRRPEALSGGQAQRVAVARALAAEPRVMLLDEPFGALDPLTRGRLQQSFLRIRQTLGLTAIFVTHDVMEAILLGDRIAVMDSGRVKQVGTARELLDSPVDESIRALINAPWSQAEIASDRVGRGHGTTPA